ACCTCGTCCGCCTCCAGCAGGCGCTGACCGCCGAGGTCGCCGACGAGGCGGCCCTGCTCGCCCGCAAGGAGGCCACCGAGGCCGAGCTGCGCGCCGCCCTCGCCACGGAGGCCGAGCTCGAAGCGGAGGCCCGCACCCTGGTGCCCCGCCTGGAACGCGCGCAGCAGAACTGGTACGCCCTCTCCCAGCTCGCCGAACGCGTCCGCGGCACCATCTCCCTGGCCGACGCGCGCGTGAAGAGCGCCACCACCGCACCCGCCGAGGAGCGCCGCGGCCGCGACCCGGAGGACCTGGAGCGGGAGGCCGCCCGCGTCCGCGAGCAGGAGGCCGAGCTCGAAGCCGCCCTGGAGGCCGCCGAGCGCGCCCTGGAGGACACCGTCGCCCACCGCGCGGAGCTGGAGCGGAGCCTCGCGGCCGAGGAGCGCCGCCTCAAGGACCTCGCCCGCGCCGGCGCCGACCGCCGCGAGGGCCTCGCCCGGCTCCACGGCCAGGTCAACGCCGCCCGCTCGCGCGCCGCCTCCGCCCAGGCCGAGATCGACCGGCTCGCCGCCGCCCGCGACGAGGCCGCGGAGCGCGCGGCAGCCGCCCAGGAGGAGTACGAACAGCTCAGGGCCGAGGTCGACGGCCTCGACGCGGAGGACACCGAGCACGGCGAGCGGTACGAGGCCGCCCGCCGCGAACTCGCGGACGCCGAGGCCGCGCTGAGCGCCGCCCGCGAGGCCGCCGCCACCGCCGAACGCCGCCGCGCCGCCACCCGTGCCCGGCACGACACCCTCGCCCTCGGGCTCCGCCGCAAGGACGGCACGGGCGCCCTGCTCTCCGCCGGGCTCACCGGACTCCTCGGCCCGGCGGCCGAACTCCTCACCGTCACCCCGGGATACGAGATCCCCGTCGCCGCCGCCCTCGGCGCGGCCGCCGACGCGCTCGCCGCCGAAGGTCCCTCCGCCGCCGCCGAGGCCCTGCGCCTGCTGCGCAAGCAGGACGCGGGCCGGGCCACCCTGATCCTGGCCGGAGCCCCCGAGCCGCGGCCCGCGGTGCCGGCCGACGGACACCCGTACGCCGCCGACCTGGTCCACGGGCCCGACGAACTCCTGGCCGCCGTCCGCCGGTTGCTCGCGGGGACGGTGGTCGTCGGCGACCTGGACGAAGCCGCCGAACTGGTCAGGACCCGGCCCGAGCTGACCGCCGTCACCGCCGAAGGGGACCTGCTCGGGGCGCACTTCGCGCAAGGAGGCTCGGCCGGCGCGCCCAGCCTCCTCGAAGTCCAGGCCTCGGTCGCCGAAGCGGCCGCCGAGCTCGACGAACTGGCCGTACGGTGCGAGGAGTTCGCCGCCGCACAGGCCCAGGCAACCGAGCGGCGGCGCCACGCGGGGGCGCTCGTCGAGGAGCTCGACGCCCGCCGCCGCGCCGGTGAGCGCGAGCGGTCCGCCGTCGCCCAGAAGCTCGGACGGCTCGCCGGGCAGGCCAGGGGAGCGGCCGGGGAGGCCGAGCGGACCGCGGCGGCCGCCGCCCGCGCCCAGGAGGCCCTGGAGAAGGCCACCGCGGAAGCCGAGGAACTCGCCGAACGGCTCCTCGTGGCGGAGGAGATGCCGGCCGAGGACGAGCCCGACACCTCGGTGCGCGACCGGCTCGCGATCGACGGCTCCAACGCGCGCCAGACCGAGATGGAGGCGCGGCTCCAGGTCCGTACCCACGAGGAGCGGGTCAAGGCTCTCGCCGGACGCGCCGACTCGCTCGACCGGGCCGCCCGCGCCGAACGGGAGGCACGCGCGCGTGCCGAGCAGCGCCGGGCCCGGCTGCGCCACGAGGAGCGCGTCGCCGGCGCGGTCGCCGCCGGTGCCCGCGCCCTGCTCGCCCATGTCGAGGTGTCCCTGGTCCGCGCCGAGCGGGAACGGGTGGTGGCCGAGGCGGCGAGGGCCGACCGGGAGCAGGGCCTGACGGCCGCCCGGGCCCGGGGCCGGGACCTCAAGGCCGAGCTCGACAAGCTGACCGACTCGGTGCACCGGGGCGAGGTGCTCGGCGCCGAGAAGCGGCTGCGGATCGAGCAGCTGGAGGCGAAGGCCCTGGAGGAGTTCGGCGTGGAGGCGACCGCGCTGGTCGCCGAGTACGGCCCGGACCAGCCCGTGCCTCCGTCGCCGGCCGCGGAGGGGGATCCGGAGGAGGCGTCCGACGCCCGCCCGCGGCCGTTCGTCCGTTCGGAGCAGGAGAAGCGGCTGAAGGCCGCCGAACGGGCGTACCACCAGCTCGGCAAGGTCAACCCGCTGGCCCTGGAGGAGTTCGCGGCCCTGGAGGAGCGGCACCGCTTCCTCTCGGAGCAGCTGGAGGACCTGAAGAAGACCCGTACGGACCTGCTTCAGGTCGTGAAGGAGGTCGACCTGCGCGTCGAGCAGGTCTTCACCGAGGCGTACCGGGACACCGCGCGCGAGTTCGAGGGCGTCTTCTCGCGGCTCTTCCCGGGCGGCGAGGGCCGTCTGGTCCTCACCGACCCGGAGAACATGCTCACCACCGGCGTCGAGGTGGAGGCCCGCCCGCCGGGCAAGAAGGTCAAGCGCCTCTCGCTGCTGTCGGGAGGGGAGCGCTCGCTGACCGCCGTGGCGCTGCTCGTCTCGATCTTCAAGGCCAGGCCCAGCCCGTTCTACGTGATGGACGAGGTCGAGGCGGCGCTCGACGACACCAACCTCCAGCGGCTGATCCGGATCATGCGGGAGCTCCAGGAGTCCTCGCAGCTGATCGTGATCACGCACCAGAAGCGGACGATGGAGGTCGCGGACGCGCTGTACGGCGTGTCCATGCAGGGCGACGGCGTCTCCAAGGTGATCAGCCAGCGACTCCGCTGAGGCTCGGAGAGCACCGCTCGTTCAATATGTGAACTCAAGCGGCCTCGCCGTGCTCATAAAGTCACACGACATCGGCTATTGACTTCGAAACTTGAAGGCATAGTCTCTGCAACGTTGCTTTTACCTTCACGTGGTGGGCGGCGTGAAGTTGTGCGCCACTGGAAGGGCTTGCCCCCCACCGAGGAGTCCATGTGACCAGCACCGCGCAGGCGCCCACGCCGCCGCCTTCCGAAGGCCGAGCCGCTCACCCGGACCACCTCGGCCACGTCATCTTCATCACGGCCTCCGCCGCGATGGGCGGCTTCCTCTTCGGCTACGACAGCTCCGTCATCAACGGCGCCGTCGAGGCGATCCGCGACCGCTACGACATCGGCTCCGGCACCCTCGCCCAGGTCATCGCCATCGCCCTGATCGGCTGCGCCATCGGCGCCGCCACCGCAGGACGGATCGCCGACCGCATCGGCCGCATCCGTTGTATGCAGATCTCCGCGGTCCTCTTCGCCGTCAGCGCCGTCGGCTCCGCGCTGCCCTTCGCCCTCTGGGACCTCGCCCTCTGGCGGATCATCGGCGGCTTCGCCATCGGCATGGCCTCCGTCATCGGCCCCGCCTACATCGCCGAGGTCGCCCCCGCCGCCTACCGCGGCCGCCTCGGCTCCTTCCAGCAGGCCGCGATCGTCATCGGCATCGCCATCTCCCAGCTGGTGAACTACGGCATCCTCCAGCTCGCCGACGGCGACCAGCGCGGCGAGATCGGCGGCCTGGAGGCCTGGCAGTGGATGCTCGGCGTGATGGTCGTCCCCGCACTCCTCTACGGCATGCTGTCCTTCGCGATCCCCGAGTCCCCGCGCTTCCTCATCTCGGTCGGGAAGACCGACCGGGCCAAGGAGGTCCTCGCCGAGGTCGAGGGCCACGGCGTCGACCTCGACCACCGCGTCGCCGAGATCGACCGGGCCATGCGCAGCGAGCACAAGTCCACCTTCAGGGACCTGCTCGTCGCCGGCAGCAGGTTCAAGCTGCTGCCCATCGTCTGGGTCGGCATCGGACTCTCGGTCTTCCAGCAGCTCGTGGGCATCAACGTCGCCTTCTACTACTCCGCGACCCTCTGGCAGTCCGTCGGCATCGACCCGTCCAGCTCGTTCTTCTACTCGTTCACCACGTCGATCATCAACATCATCGGCACCGTGATCGCGATGGTCCTGGTCGACCGCGTCGGCCGCAAGCCGCTCGCCCTCGTCGGTTCCGTCGGCATGGCGGTCGCCCTCGCCTTCGAGGCCTGGGCCTTCTCCGCCGACCTCGTCGACGGCAAGCTGCCCGAGACCCAGGGCGTCATGGCCCTCGTCGCCGCCCATGTCTTCGTGCTCTTCTTCGCCCTCTCGTGGGGCGTGGTGGTCTGGGTCTTCCTCGGCGAGATGTTCCCCAACCGGATCCGCGCCGCCGCGCTCGGCGTCGCCGCCTCCGCCCAGTGGATCGCCAACTGGGCCATCACCGCCAGCTTCCCGTCCCTCGCGGACTGGAACCTCTCCGGCACCTACGTGATCTACACGATCTTCGCCGTGCTCTCGATCCCCTTCGTGCTCAGGTACGTCAAGGAGACGAAGGGCAAGGCGTTGGAGGAGATGGGCTAAACCCCGCTGCCCCTCTCCTCACGACGACCGCCCCGGCCGAGGCCTCACGCCTCTGCCGGGGCGGTACGCGTCTCAGGCGGTGAGCCGTTGCGGTACGTGTCTCAAGCGGTGAGCCGCCGCGGTACGGGTCTCAGGCGGTGAGCCGCGGCAGTACGTCGTCGCAGAACAGCCGCAGGCTCCGCCACCCCTCCTCGACCGGCATCCCGCCGCACAGCGGATGCAGCACGAGGCTCTCCAGGCCGAGCTCCAGGCACTCCTCCGGCGTCACCACCCGGTACACCCCCTCCGCCCGCAGCTTCGCCACCGTCCTCGCCGCCGAACGCACCGCCGAGCGGATGTCCTTCGACTGCCAGGAGGCGTAGGTCCGCGCCTCGTGCAGGAAGTGCTCCCCGTACTCCGCCCAGGTCCGGTCCGGGTCCGCCGACAGATGCAGCAGCGGGGTCTCCTCCGCCGGCATCATCGTCCAGCCCTCCGTGCCGTACTCCGCGCACCGCTCCTGGTAGTACGTCTCCAGGTCCGGAAGGTGCGCGCTCGGGAAGAACGGCAGCCCCAGCCGGGCCGCCCGCCGCGCCGCCGCCCGCGAGGACCCCCCGACCAGAAGCAGCGGATGCGGCCGGGTGAACGGCCGCGGGGTGACCCGTACCGTACGGCCCTGATACGTGAACGGCTCCCCGGTCCAGGCCGTGAGCAGGGTCTCCAGGAGCAGGTCCTGGAGCTTGCCCCGCCGCCCCCAGTCGACCCCGCGCTCCTCGTACTCCTCCGGCCGGTAGCCGATCCCCGCCACCGTCACCAGACGGCCCCCGCTCAGCAGGTCGAGGACCGCGATGTCCTCGGCCAGGCGCAGTGGATCGTGCAGCGGGCCGATGATCGCCGAGACCGTGACCGCGATCCTGCGCGTCGCGCCGAAGACCGCGCCCGCGAAGGTGAAGGGGGAGGGCAGCCAGTTGTTCTCGACCCCGTGGTGCTCCTCCGTCTGCACGGTGTCGACGCCGTGCTCGTCGGCGTACGCGGCCATGGCGAGCGCGGCCCGGTAGCGCTCCGAGAGGGAGTCCGGGGTCGCACGGGGATCGACGAGGTTGAACCGTACGACGCTGAACGGCATGGGAAAGTCCCCCTTCGCAGGTGCGCGGAAGGGGGACAGTAGCTGACGGAGCGTCAGATGGAAACGGTCTCGCGGACTTCGGCGGGCGCCACGGGAACCGGCTGCGGAGAGCGCGGCAGCACGGCGTACAGCGCGCCCGCGACCACGATCGTCACCGCCCAGCCCAGACCGTTCTCACCGATCCAGGTCGAGGCGAGCGGACCCGAGAACCAGTCCACCTTCGTGAACAGCAGACCCACGGCCAGCGCCACGGCCCACGCCGTCATCGCCTGCCAGGCGAAACCGCCCCGGTACCAGTAGGCACTCGCCCGCGTGGTGTCCATCAGGGCCTTCGCGTCGTACGACCTCCGGCGCAGCATGTCCACGCCGAAGACGCCGATCCACGCCGAGAACGCCACCGCGAGCAGCGTCAGGAAGGAGATGAACGAGCCGATGAAGCTCGTCGCCACGACCATCAGGAGGAAGCCGAAGACCAGGCTGATCACCGCGTTCACGC
This is a stretch of genomic DNA from Streptomyces sp. R44. It encodes these proteins:
- the smc gene encoding chromosome segregation protein SMC; the encoded protein is MHLKALTLRGFKSFASATTLRFEPGITCVVGPNGSGKSNVVDALSWVMGEQGAKSLRGGKMEDVIFAGTTGRPPLGRAEVSLTIDNSDGALPIDYAEVTLTRIMFRGGSSEYQINGDTCRLLDFQDLLSDSGIGREMHVIVGQGQLDSVLHADPMGRRAFIEEAAGVLKHRKRKEKALRKLDAMQANLARVQDLTDELRRQLKPLGRQAAVARRAVVIQADLRDARLRLLADDLVRLQQALTAEVADEAALLARKEATEAELRAALATEAELEAEARTLVPRLERAQQNWYALSQLAERVRGTISLADARVKSATTAPAEERRGRDPEDLEREAARVREQEAELEAALEAAERALEDTVAHRAELERSLAAEERRLKDLARAGADRREGLARLHGQVNAARSRAASAQAEIDRLAAARDEAAERAAAAQEEYEQLRAEVDGLDAEDTEHGERYEAARRELADAEAALSAAREAAATAERRRAATRARHDTLALGLRRKDGTGALLSAGLTGLLGPAAELLTVTPGYEIPVAAALGAAADALAAEGPSAAAEALRLLRKQDAGRATLILAGAPEPRPAVPADGHPYAADLVHGPDELLAAVRRLLAGTVVVGDLDEAAELVRTRPELTAVTAEGDLLGAHFAQGGSAGAPSLLEVQASVAEAAAELDELAVRCEEFAAAQAQATERRRHAGALVEELDARRRAGERERSAVAQKLGRLAGQARGAAGEAERTAAAAARAQEALEKATAEAEELAERLLVAEEMPAEDEPDTSVRDRLAIDGSNARQTEMEARLQVRTHEERVKALAGRADSLDRAARAEREARARAEQRRARLRHEERVAGAVAAGARALLAHVEVSLVRAERERVVAEAARADREQGLTAARARGRDLKAELDKLTDSVHRGEVLGAEKRLRIEQLEAKALEEFGVEATALVAEYGPDQPVPPSPAAEGDPEEASDARPRPFVRSEQEKRLKAAERAYHQLGKVNPLALEEFAALEERHRFLSEQLEDLKKTRTDLLQVVKEVDLRVEQVFTEAYRDTAREFEGVFSRLFPGGEGRLVLTDPENMLTTGVEVEARPPGKKVKRLSLLSGGERSLTAVALLVSIFKARPSPFYVMDEVEAALDDTNLQRLIRIMRELQESSQLIVITHQKRTMEVADALYGVSMQGDGVSKVISQRLR
- a CDS encoding sugar porter family MFS transporter, which encodes MTSTAQAPTPPPSEGRAAHPDHLGHVIFITASAAMGGFLFGYDSSVINGAVEAIRDRYDIGSGTLAQVIAIALIGCAIGAATAGRIADRIGRIRCMQISAVLFAVSAVGSALPFALWDLALWRIIGGFAIGMASVIGPAYIAEVAPAAYRGRLGSFQQAAIVIGIAISQLVNYGILQLADGDQRGEIGGLEAWQWMLGVMVVPALLYGMLSFAIPESPRFLISVGKTDRAKEVLAEVEGHGVDLDHRVAEIDRAMRSEHKSTFRDLLVAGSRFKLLPIVWVGIGLSVFQQLVGINVAFYYSATLWQSVGIDPSSSFFYSFTTSIINIIGTVIAMVLVDRVGRKPLALVGSVGMAVALAFEAWAFSADLVDGKLPETQGVMALVAAHVFVLFFALSWGVVVWVFLGEMFPNRIRAAALGVAASAQWIANWAITASFPSLADWNLSGTYVIYTIFAVLSIPFVLRYVKETKGKALEEMG
- a CDS encoding LLM class flavin-dependent oxidoreductase, with the protein product MPFSVVRFNLVDPRATPDSLSERYRAALAMAAYADEHGVDTVQTEEHHGVENNWLPSPFTFAGAVFGATRRIAVTVSAIIGPLHDPLRLAEDIAVLDLLSGGRLVTVAGIGYRPEEYEERGVDWGRRGKLQDLLLETLLTAWTGEPFTYQGRTVRVTPRPFTRPHPLLLVGGSSRAAARRAARLGLPFFPSAHLPDLETYYQERCAEYGTEGWTMMPAEETPLLHLSADPDRTWAEYGEHFLHEARTYASWQSKDIRSAVRSAARTVAKLRAEGVYRVVTPEECLELGLESLVLHPLCGGMPVEEGWRSLRLFCDDVLPRLTA